TCTTTGAGCCTGAAGGCGAGGGCTTTAGCCTGCCGCCGGATTCACCAGCGCTGCACGTTATCCAGCATATTCGCGATGAGTCGCACGATCACGCGATCAGCGGACACCGCAAAAAACGCGCGAAGGTGAAAAACACCAGTTCACTGGAAACCATTGAAGGTGTCGGGCCGAAGCGACGTCAGATGTTGTTAAAATATATGGGCGGGTTACAAGGTTTACTCAATGCAAGTATTGATGAAATCTCAAAAGTGCCGGGGATCTCGCAAGGACTGGCAGAAAAGATCTACTACTCGTTGAAACATTAAGGGCTCTGTAGCACCATAGAGCGAATATTTACGGACAACAGACAGTTAACGCCACTATGCGATTTAATATCCCTACGTTGCTCACCCTATTTCGCGTCATCCTGATCCCGTTTTTCGTGCTGGCGTTTTATCTTCCTTTTCCGTGGGCGCCGTTTGTTTGTGCGCTGATTTTCTGTTGTGCTGCGGTGACCGACTGGTTTGACGGTTTTCTGGCGCGTCGCTGGAATCAAAGCACCCGTTTTGGTGCCTTCCTCGATCCTGTTGCTGACAAAGTGCTGGTCGCGATTGCGATGGTGCTGGTCGCAGAACACTATCACAGCTGGTGGGTGACGCTGCCTGCGGCAACGATGATCGCGCGTGAGATCATTATTTCTGCGTTGCGTGAATGGATGGCCGAAATGGGTAAGCGCAGTCGTGTGGCCGTTTCGTGGATTGGTAAAGTCAAAACCACGTCGCAGATGGTCGCCCTGGTATGGCTCCTCTGGCGTCCGAATATCTGGGTTGAATATGCCGGCATTGCGCTGTTTTTCGTTGCCGCAGTGCTGACGCTGTGGTCAATGCTGCAATACCTCAACGCTGCGCGTGGCGATCTGCTTGAACCGTGATCGTTTCGTCGCAATTTTCAGCAAACGATCCGGGTTTTGAAAAATATCGTTGACTCAGTGCGTCAGGTAAGTAGAATGCAACGCATCGGAAGGCGGCGTAGCTCGCCAGATGATTGTAAAATCAAGAGATTACAACAAATCTTGATAATGCGGGAATAGCTCAGTTGGTAGAGCACGACCTTGCCAAGGTCGGGGTCGCGAGTTCGAGTCTCGTTTCCCGCTCCAGTTTAACGCACCGGCTACATTAGCGGGTGTGGGTTGAAAAACCTTTAGTATTCAGGCGCGTTAGCAAAGCGGTTATGTAGCGGATTGCAAATCCGTCTAGTCCGGTTCGACTCCGGAACGCGCCTCCAATTTCCTTCCCGAGCCCGGATGGTGGAATCGGTAGACACAAGGGATTTAAAATCCCTCGGCGTTCGCGCTGTGCGGGTTCAAGTCCCGCTCCGGGTACCATGGGAAATCAAGAATAAAATCAATGATAAGCAGTGTCGTGAAACCGCCCTTAAAGGCGGTTTTTTTATGTCTGTTTTCCGTGTTTCATAATATCACTTCGTAATATTTTTCTGACTTCCAGCGACGGCATGACAGCAATCTTGCGGTCATGCCGCGAAGTTTGTTCAACGTTTTTACGTCCTGAATTTCCCACACTCATTCCGCGTTTCTCTCGCAGCGGTAACCGGGTTAGTGCGTCTGCTGGTGCGAGTAAGCTTCACCGTACTTGTGTGAAGGCAATCTTCTGTTCTGCAAAAACGTCTTTAGGATTGAACAAGATGCTGAGCTATTAACGAGGGGAAGAACGGTGTGAGCGTATACATTGAACATGCCAGCACTCACACCTGATGGCGGTGATTAACCGACTTCCGGCAACAACCCGGCGACGATAGAGAACTGAATAACAATAATCGCGATGCCGCAGGCAAAAGTCAGACACAGCGTCGGTTTGCCGCCGAGTACGCGATAACCGCTTTGCGGATAATGCTTGCGGCTTTGCCATGCCAGCATTGAAGGCAATAACAGCGCCAGCACGGAAAGTGCAACACCGGCATATCCCAACGCCATTACAAAGCCACGTGGATAAAACAGTGCGAACGCCAGCGGTGGCAGAAAAGTGATAGCGCCTGTCTGTAAACGCCCTGCGACAGTGTTGCGACGCTGGAACAAATCGGCAAGGTAGTCAAACAGACCGAGCGATACACCAAGGAAAGAGGTTGCAAGCGCCAGGTCGGCAAACAGATGTACCGCTAACTCAACGTGTGGTGACGCCACCACTTCGCGTAATGCCTGCAACAGACCGTTAAGCCCGGCCTGGCTGGCCAGCAGCCCGATAAAGGTCGAAGAATCAATACTGCCAAGCGTTGCCAGTTGCCAGAAAATATAGGCCACCAGCGGGATGGCACTGCCGGTAATAAACACTCTGCGCAGTTTACGAATATTTCCGCCCATATAACTGACGATGCTTGGGACGCTGCCGTGAAAACCAAACGAGGTAAAAATGACCGGAATGGCAGACAGCGCCAGACCTTTTTCCAGCGGCATGGTCAGCAAATTCGCCTTATAGATGTGCGGCATTAGCAGCGCCAGCATCGCTACCAGGAACAAGAGCTTGGCGCTGAACAGAAAACGGTTAAACAGATCGACCAGCGAGGTTCCTGCGCACACTACGCCACCGGCAACGAGAGTGAACAGCAACACCCCGGTAATGGGCGAAAGCGACAAGTTAAGCCACGAACTGATGCTTGCTGCCAGCAATTCGCCTGCGCCGCTAATATATGCCGCCGTCAGCGCATACATCAAAAACATCATGCTAAAGCCTGTCACCCACTGGCCATATTTCCCCAGATAACGCCGGGCCAGCGATCCAAGCCCAGTATCTGCCGGAACATGCTGATAAACCTCCAGCAGAAGAAGGGCGGTGTAACACATCACTGCCCATAAAGCGAAAAGTAAAACTAAAGTGGTCGCAAAACCTACACCTGCCGCTGCCAGCGGCATTGCCAGCATTCCCGCGCCGATGGTTGTTCCGGCGACGATAAAAACACTACCCAGTGTTCGATTCTTCACGCTTTCCTCTGTAATAAAACACACTGCTAGCTCAAGATG
This genomic interval from Kosakonia sacchari SP1 contains the following:
- the pgsA gene encoding CDP-diacylglycerol--glycerol-3-phosphate 3-phosphatidyltransferase, whose translation is MRFNIPTLLTLFRVILIPFFVLAFYLPFPWAPFVCALIFCCAAVTDWFDGFLARRWNQSTRFGAFLDPVADKVLVAIAMVLVAEHYHSWWVTLPAATMIAREIIISALREWMAEMGKRSRVAVSWIGKVKTTSQMVALVWLLWRPNIWVEYAGIALFFVAAVLTLWSMLQYLNAARGDLLEP
- the tyrP gene encoding tyrosine transporter TyrP codes for the protein MKNRTLGSVFIVAGTTIGAGMLAMPLAAAGVGFATTLVLLFALWAVMCYTALLLLEVYQHVPADTGLGSLARRYLGKYGQWVTGFSMMFLMYALTAAYISGAGELLAASISSWLNLSLSPITGVLLFTLVAGGVVCAGTSLVDLFNRFLFSAKLLFLVAMLALLMPHIYKANLLTMPLEKGLALSAIPVIFTSFGFHGSVPSIVSYMGGNIRKLRRVFITGSAIPLVAYIFWQLATLGSIDSSTFIGLLASQAGLNGLLQALREVVASPHVELAVHLFADLALATSFLGVSLGLFDYLADLFQRRNTVAGRLQTGAITFLPPLAFALFYPRGFVMALGYAGVALSVLALLLPSMLAWQSRKHYPQSGYRVLGGKPTLCLTFACGIAIIVIQFSIVAGLLPEVG